The segment GGTAGATTTTACCCATCCTGATAGTGTGTATGAAAATGTTCGTAGTGCGATCGCCTATGGGGTGCGTCCAGTCGTCGGGACGACGGGGTTAACGGAGGAACAATTAAAGGATCTCGCAGACTTTGCCGATAAAGCCAGTACGGGCTGTTTAGTGATCCCCAATTTTTCGATTGGCATGGTATTATTACAACAGGCTGCGGTACAAGCGTCGCAATATTTTGATCATGTAGAAATTATTGAATTGCATCACAATCAAAAAGCCGATGCACCCAGTGGAACAGCCATTAAAACCGCGCAAATGTTATCAGGATTAGGGAAAACTTATAACCCTCCCATGGTGAAAGAAACCGAAACGATTGCCGGAGCAAAAGGGGCTTTAGTCGATGATAATATTAGAATCCATAGTGTGCGTTTACCAGGATTAATTGCTCACCAAGAGGTGATTTTTGGAGCAAAGGGTGAGATTTATACCTTACGTCATGATACCAGCGATCGCTCTTGTTATATGGCGGGTGTTCTCCTTTCTATTCGCAAAGTGACTCAATTACAATCTTTGGTTTATGGGTTAGAAAAAATCCTCTAATTCCTTAGATTTTGGATGCGTTGGGAACGCATCCTAGAATTAGGAAACTTTTTGAAAAATAACTGATAAATTATTAGCTGGCATAGCAACTGTTTTAAGCAATTTAAAGCTTTGTTTTTCGGCAATTTCAACGACAGATTCTAGATCACGAACTCCCCAATATTGATTTTGACTCCGAAGAGATTGATCAAAACTTTCATTACTAGGAGAGGTATGTTTTCCCTCTCGTTTGTAAGGTCCATAAAGATAAAGAATGCCTTCTAATGGTAAGAGATTTGAGGCTCCTTGAATTAATCCTAAACAAGCTTCCCAAGGACTAATATGAATCATATTGATATTAACAATGGTTGTTATTTCTAAGTCTTTTAAGGGTTCAAACCAATTGGAATTTAAGACATTAATATTATAGGGATGACATAAATTAGGTGAGGGAGAAAACTGTTGCCATGCTTCAATACTTTTTCGTCTTATTTCATCAGGTTCGGACGGTATCCATTGACGATCTTTGAGTTTTGGTGCAAAGTAAACGGCGTGTTCTCCTGTTCCACTCGCTACTTCTAAAATATTCCCTTTGGGGGGTAAAACAGTGACTAAAACATTAAAAATCGGATCGCGGTTTCGTTCTGTTGCTGGAGCATATTGTTTTACGTCATTTTCGGGATTGATCATCATATTGTAAGGGTTAAAAGCAGTGATATTAAATTATTGTTAATTCCCCTAATATTTGTAGAAATAATTTATGAGTTATCTCTACTTTTGGGATTACTGACTATAGCCTATTATAACCAAATTTGGTATCATAAACTATGTAGCAATATAGCATAAGACAACCCATTAATCAATGGATTGTCTCAAGAATTTTAAAAATTGTGTTAGGAAACTTTAGGATAATTTACGCTTAAAAAACATTCCAAATCCCATAGCAGCAAGAGAACCTAAAATGGTTAATGGTTCAGGAACAACTCCATAACTAAGACTGCCAAATCCTGCATTACCCATATTAGGATCATAAGCAAAATAAGCTCCATCACTATCAAACAATCCAGGGATAAAAGAAAAAGAAAGGTTGGAATTAATTACCGTGTAGGATAATCCTAAAAACTGTCCATCAGAGAAATCAATGGTAGGAGTTACCGCAGCATCTAATTGAGTAAAAGTTGACCCCAAAAAGTTAAAAGTTACCTCAGATACTGCTAATGCTTCTTCTCCTGATCCCATTAAGTTAGCGTCATCAAAACTCAATGATCCCGTGTAACTTTCATTAATTAAAGAACCAGAATCTATGACTCCTGAGAAGGAATAGGTTATCTCTGCTGCTTGGACTGAAGTCATCGGAAGCACAGAGAAAGTAAGCGCGATCGCAGTTGTCGAAAGGGTTAATTTTTCTAAGAGATAAATCATGGTTTTTGCGTGTTTATGAGGGTTAATTCTGTTTGGTGAAAGTAGAGATATAGAAAACACTATATCTCTATTCAATTGTCAATAGGTTAAATCACAAAATTATCGAGATTATTCAAAGCAGCAACGCTAACATTTTGAACATAGATAAAGTCACGGGATAGTCCTGTTCCATTATTCCCATCTGCATCTAATTTAAGGATGGTATGAACTCCCTTACTGGAGAACTTAATATAGCCATCGCTGATAGGATTAGAGCCACTATATCCAACACTATCTAATAGTTCAGTCAAGACAAATTTGTCACTTCCGACCATAAAGTCTTTGATAATATCAACCCCATCGGTGACACTATTATAGACAATGCGATCGCTACCTCCACCTGTTGTAATGGTATCTTTTCCTTGAAGTCCGGTAATCAATTCATTGCTATTAGTTCCCGTTAAAATGTCTGCTCCGACTGTGCCATTAAGATAGGAAAAGTTACCTAAATTTAAGCCAATAATAACAGGGTCGTGGTCGGAAGTTCGATAAGGATCAACACTATACAAACTAGGAGGATTAAATTCCTCATTGTAATCAAAAACGTTGGGTTCATCAGCGTTAATATGCCATTCAGCAACCCCGGTTACTTGGGAGGTTAAACTACTATTAGATAAGGCATGATCTAAGTAACCAAATTGTCCATCAAAAACGTAAGAATAGGCATCTGCTCCACTAAATTGTTCAATTAAATTCGTGTATCCTGCGTTTTTAATAGCAGTGATGGGATCTTCCATTGCATAGGAATTAAGATCCCCGATAATGAGATAGTCACTATCCCCACTATTAGTCGGATCTGTTGCTAACCAATTGACCAAAGCATTAGCAGCATCTGTCCGAGTTGCATTCCAGAAACCCTGTCCATCCCCTTGATCATAGTTGGGATCATTGGTATTTGTTAAACCTGACGTTCCTTTGGATTTAAAATGATTAACAGCAACGGTAACTTTTTCCCCTGTATCAATCTGTTGAAACGTTTGAGCTAAGACAGGACGGTTAAGATTGTCTTGGAAAGTTGGATCAACGGAACTGTCAAGAATGGCATAATTTCCAACCGGATTAACAGCACTGGTTTTGTAGATTAAACCGACTTTAATAGCATCGGTTCCAATAGTTCCTGTAGCAATATAATCATAAGTTCCTGGTGCGGTTTCTGAATTTAATACGTTAACTAAATTACTAATGGCAATATCACCATTATTTTCCAATTCAACTAATCCAAAAATATCCGCATCAATTCCAAGTAATGCTGTAACTAATTTATCTTGCTGACGTTGAAATTCACTACTACTATCAGCACCCCTTGCATCATTAGACGCATCATCAATAGTTGTGAAGTAATTCAAGACGTTGAAATTGGCTACTT is part of the Rippkaea orientalis PCC 8801 genome and harbors:
- the dapB gene encoding 4-hydroxy-tetrahydrodipicolinate reductase, whose amino-acid sequence is MTTDSLIPVVVNGAAGKMGREVVKAVAQAEDMMLVGAVDYNPNYRGQDVGEVAGCGALEVPIVDDLQSILVLATQEKIQGVMVDFTHPDSVYENVRSAIAYGVRPVVGTTGLTEEQLKDLADFADKASTGCLVIPNFSIGMVLLQQAAVQASQYFDHVEIIELHHNQKADAPSGTAIKTAQMLSGLGKTYNPPMVKETETIAGAKGALVDDNIRIHSVRLPGLIAHQEVIFGAKGEIYTLRHDTSDRSCYMAGVLLSIRKVTQLQSLVYGLEKIL
- a CDS encoding DUF938 domain-containing protein; translated protein: MMINPENDVKQYAPATERNRDPIFNVLVTVLPPKGNILEVASGTGEHAVYFAPKLKDRQWIPSEPDEIRRKSIEAWQQFSPSPNLCHPYNINVLNSNWFEPLKDLEITTIVNINMIHISPWEACLGLIQGASNLLPLEGILYLYGPYKREGKHTSPSNESFDQSLRSQNQYWGVRDLESVVEIAEKQSFKLLKTVAMPANNLSVIFQKVS
- a CDS encoding PEP-CTERM sorting domain-containing protein — translated: MIYLLEKLTLSTTAIALTFSVLPMTSVQAAEITYSFSGVIDSGSLINESYTGSLSFDDANLMGSGEEALAVSEVTFNFLGSTFTQLDAAVTPTIDFSDGQFLGLSYTVINSNLSFSFIPGLFDSDGAYFAYDPNMGNAGFGSLSYGVVPEPLTILGSLAAMGFGMFFKRKLS